One window of the Chiroxiphia lanceolata isolate bChiLan1 chromosome 30, bChiLan1.pri, whole genome shotgun sequence genome contains the following:
- the LOC116799918 gene encoding uncharacterized protein LOC116799918 has protein sequence MWVPGAGYGALEKDVGPWSWMWGPGEGCGALEKDVGPWSWMWGPGEGCEALELDVGPWSWMWGPGAGCGALEKDVGPWRRMWGPGAGCGALELDVGPWRRMWGPGAGCEALELDVGPWSWMWGPGEGCGALELDVGPWSWMWGPGEGCGALEKDVGPWSWMWGPGEGCGALEKDVGPWSWMWGPGEGCGALEKDVGPWSWMWGPGEGCGALEKDVGPWSRIWTLEHRCDPGAGMWTLEQDVTLEQGCGPWIRMWTLDQDVTLDQDVTLEQGCDPGAGMWTLEQDVTLEQGCDPGSGCGALEQDMDAGARM, from the exons ATGTGGGTCCCTGGAGCTGGATATGGAGCCCTGGAGAAGGATGTGGGGCCCTGGAGCTGGATGTGGGGCCCTGGAGAAGGATGTGGGGCCCTGGAGAAGGATGTGGGGCCCTGGAGCTGGATGTGGGGCCCTGGAGAAGGATGTGAGGCCCTGGAGCTGGATGTGGGGCCCTGGAGCTGGATGTGGGGCCCTGGAGCTGGATGTGGGGCCCTGGAGAAGGATGTGGGGCCCTGGAGAAGGATGTGGGGTCCTGGAGCTGGATGTGGGGCCCTGGAGCTGGATGTGGGGCCCTGGAGAAGGATGTGGGGCCCTGGAGCTGGATGTGAGGCCCTGGAGCTGGATGTGGGGCCCTGGAGCTGGATGTGGGGCCCTGGAGAAGGATGTGGGGCCCTGGAGCTGGATGTGGGGCCCTGGAGCTGGATGTGGGGCCCTGGAGAAGGATGTGGGGCCCTGGAGAAGGATGTGGGGCCCTGGAGCTGGATGTGGGGCCCTGGAGAAGGATGTGGGGCCCTGGAGAAGGATGTGGGGCCCTGGAGCTGGATGTGGGGCCCTGGAGAAGGATGTGGGGCCCTGGAGAAGGATGTGGGGCCCTGGAGCTGGATGTGGGGCCCtggagaaggatgtggagccctggagaaggatgtggggccctggagcagg ATATGGACCCTGGAGCACAGATGtgaccctggagcagggatgtggaccctggagcaggatgtgaccctggagcagggatgtggaCCCTGGATCAGGATGTGGACCCTGGATCAGGATGTGACCCTGGATCAGGATGtgaccctggagcagggatgtgaccctggagcagggatgtggaccctggagcaggatgtgaccctggagcagggatgtgaccCCGGATCAGGATGTGG GGCCCTGGAGCAGGATATGGACGCTGGAGCCAGGATGtga